From a single Entelurus aequoreus isolate RoL-2023_Sb linkage group LG12, RoL_Eaeq_v1.1, whole genome shotgun sequence genomic region:
- the LOC133661391 gene encoding TRAF-interacting protein with FHA domain-containing protein A-like: MNVSERLETEEDLLTCLHIKFYHPKQHTQGFYSLLPLDNRHKHSADMPLLLGRDVQVCTFPIVDRRVSRKQLAVHAYRMPESPDMQFTLQNLSKTAKVYVNSSALDFLERVDLPSKALVRFMQYEMLIIKETGEAKGSFEVELDVLLAPPLETFLCEPSTVPVMDTGSQLTPQTEFQGPLETDDLFL; the protein is encoded by the coding sequence ATGAATGTGTCTGAGAGATTGGAGACAGAAGAGGACCTTTTGACCTGCCTCCACATCAAATTCTACCACCCCAAGCAGCACACGCAAGGTTTTTACAGTCTGCTCCCTCTGGACAACAGACACAAACATTCTGCAGACATGCCTCTCCTTTTAGGACGTGATGTCCAGGTTTGCACCTTTCCGATTGTCGATCGCCGAGTGTCCCGCAAGCAGCTGGCCGTCCACGCTTACCGCATGCCTGAGAGCCCAGACATGCAATTCACTCTTCAGAACTTGTCTAAAACGGCGAAGGTGTATGTAAACAGCTCAGCCCTGGACTTCTTGGAGAGGGTGGATCTCCCCAGTAAGGCCCTGGTCCGGTTCATGCAATATGAGATGCTGATCATCAAGGAGACCGGTGAGGCCAAAGGTAGCTTTGAGGTAGAGTTGGACGTCCTGCTAGCACCGCCATTGGAGACATTTTTGTGTGAGCCCAGCACCGTGCCAGTCATGGACACAGGCTCCCAGCTAACACCCCAAACAGAATTCCAAGGCCCTTTGGAAACTGACGACTTATTCTTGTAA
- the LOC133661389 gene encoding RNA-binding protein 4.1-like, translated as MVKIFVGNLPQEATEDEIKALFAKYGRITECAIVKNFAFVHMDDRKEAVKAIKNLHLHNLHGSAINVEASHKKNYGAVKLHVANVERGEDDDLRALFEEYGRVTECAVIKNFAFVHMANSDEAMDAIQGIDNTEFHGKRIHVQISKSRPRGEEREDYPPPPPEGGGFWPPPHYPVDRPEPPPPGYMRGRPHMAPGYPAPPLPPPPPRRPAYPERPYEGERGGYGVVDYYEKYRARPYGYEAERPGGPLPPPPPPPPSVARDRLMDPQLDPYERRPPPPPPPPPSAYYARDRSPHRRPPNGAIPPTGNGYSYERSHIPPVSRVPPYGVPRPRDHYAERLPPPPPPPPARYY; from the exons ATGGTGAAGATATTTGTGGGCAACTTGCCCCAAGAAGCAACAGAGGATGAAATCAAGGCCCTCTTCGCAAAGTATGGCAGAATCACAGAATGTGCGATTGTCAAAAACTTTGCATTTGTCCACATGGATGACCGCAAGGAGGCTGTGAAAGCAATCAAGAACCTGCATCTCCACAACCTCCATGGCTCTGCTATCAATGTGGAGGCCAGCCACAAGAAGAACTACGGGGCGGTCAAGTTGCATGTGGCTAACGTAGAGCGTGGAGAGGATGATGACCTCCGTGCGCTTTTTGAAGAGTACGGTAGGGTCACTGAGTGCGCGGTGATTAAGAATTTTGCTTTCGTCCACATGGCAAACTCGGATGAAGCTATGGATGCCATTCAGGGGATTGACAACACTGAGTTTCATG GCAAACGCATCCATGTGCAGATTTCCAAAAGCAGGCCCAGAGGCGAAGAGCGGGAAGACTATCCTCCTCCTCCCCCAGAAGGTGGTGGCTTTTGGCCACCCCCGCACTACCCAGTAGACCGGCCTGAGCCCCCCCCACCAGGCTACATGAGAGGTCGCCCCCACATGGCCCCAGGTTACCCTGCCCCACCTCTGCCGCCACCTCCTCCCAGGCGACCTGCCTACCCTGAGCGGCCCTACGAGGGCGAGCGGGGCGGTTATGGTGTGGTAGATTACTACGAAAAGTACAGAGCCCGTCCGTACGGCTACGAAGCCGAACGCCCGGGTGGCCCGCTGCCTCCGCCGCCGCCTCCTCCCCCCAGTGTTGCGCGAGACCGTCTCATGGACCCGCAGCTCGACCCGTACGAGCGTCGGCCCCCACCACCCCCTCCTCCTCCCCCGTCTGCGTATTATGCCCGAGACCGCAGCCCACACCGAAGACCGCCAAACGGTGCAATTCCTCCCACCGGTAACGGCTACTCCTACGAGCGCTCCCATATCCCTCCTGTTTCCCGGGTCCCACCATACGGAGTTCCTCGTCCCCGGGACCACTACGCAGAGCGACTACCGCCCCCACCACCGCCTCCGCCTGCACGCTACTATTAA
- the LOC133661390 gene encoding RNA-binding protein 4B-like codes for MVKIFIGNLAEETSRDEIEALFTPYGKLMECAKYKNYAFVHMDDRKAATKAIRELHLRKLNGRPMNVEPSRGNSQGPVKLHISNVERGFEKELQALFEEYGTVSECAIVKNFAFIHMTNSDEAMDAIKGLDNTLFQGNYIHVQLSRSKPAWAQEEEDYPPPPPPPSRGGYYPPPPRFHPEPPYGERMSAYPPPPPPPQPPRRPMYPDRSYGEREGYRVVDYYEKFRARPYGDPGYEDRRSGAIPPPPPPPSGMGRERVAMSSHDPYDRRPLPPPAMPYMTRDRSPIRRAPPPPAPPAPVAGNGYPYERTRFTPQTKPQGYAPPYARPSYVQGGHPPQPNYGAYQAHG; via the exons ATGGTGAAGATATTTATCGGAAACCTGGCTGAGGAGACTAGCAGGGATGAAATTGAAGCCCTCTTTACTCCGTACGGGAAATTGATGGAATGTGCCAAGTACAAAAACTATGCCTTTGTTCACATGGATGACCGCAAGGCAGCGACCAAAGCCATCCGTGAGCTCCATCTCCGTAAACTCAACGGCAGGCCCATGAATGTGGAGCCCAGCAGAGGGAACAGCCAGGGTCCGGTCAAGCTTCACATCTCCAATGTAGAAAGGGGCTTCGAGAAGGAGTTACAAGCGCTCTTTGAAGAGTATGGCACCGTGTCAGAGTGTGCCATTGTGAAGAATTTTGCATTTATTCACATGACCAATTCTGATGAGGCCATGGATGCCATTAAAGGTCTGGATAACACATTGTTTCAAG GAAATTATATCCATGTTCAACTGTCAAGAAGCAAACCTGCATGGGCTCAAGAGGAGGAGGACTATCCACCGCCACCACCGCCACCTAGCAGAGGAGGCTATtaccctcctcctcctcgcttTCATCCAGAGCCTCCCTATGGCGAACGCATGTCTGCTTACCCACCTCCACCTCCCCCACCACAACCTCCTAGACGACCCATGTATCCAGACCGTAGTTATGGCGAGCGAGAAGGCTATAGGGTGGTGGATTACTATGAGAAATTCAGAGCCCGCCCTTATGGCGACCCAGGTTATGAAGACAGGCGCTCTGGCGCCATCCCTCCCCCACCGCCGCCACCTTCAGGAATGGGTAGGGAGCGTGTTGCAATGAGCTCCCACGATCCGTATGACCGGCGGCCTCTTCCCCCTCCTGCTATGCCCTACATGACCCGGGACCGCAGCCCCATCCGACGAGCCCCGCCTCCTCCAGCTCCCCCCGCTCCGGTGGCCGGCAACGGGTACCCTTATGAGCGCACCCGTTTCACCCCGCAGACAAAACCTCAGGGATATGCACCCCCTTACGCCAGGCCCAGCTATGTGCAAGGCGGTCACCCTCCGCAACCCAACTATGGCGCCTACCAGGCCCATGGTTAA